A portion of the Apus apus isolate bApuApu2 chromosome 3, bApuApu2.pri.cur, whole genome shotgun sequence genome contains these proteins:
- the LOC127382534 gene encoding glutathione S-transferase-like: MAGKPKLHYNNGRGRMESIRWLLAAAGVEFEEQFIETKEDLEKLCNDGVLMFQQVPMVEIDGMKMVQTKAILSYIAAKYNLYGKDLKERAWIDMYVEGTTDLMRMMINLPFHPADTKEENLALIIERATNRYFPVYEKALKDHGHDYLVGDKLSWADIHLLEAILMAEECKPDILSAFPLLQAFKGRTSNIPTIKKFLQPGSQRKPRTNEKTVAIVRKIYNF, from the exons ATGGCAGGGAAACCCAAGCTGCACTACAACAACGGAAGGGGGAGGATGGAGTCGATCCGATGGCTGTTAGCAGCAGCTGGAGTTGAG tttgagGAACAATTCATAGAAACGAAGGAAGACTTAGAAAAATTATGCAATG atggagTCCTGATGTTCCAGCAAGTGCCCATGGTAGAGATTGATGGGATGAAGATGGTGCAGACTAAAGCCATCCTGAGCTACATAGCAGCCAAGTACAACCTCTATGGAAAAGACCTGAAGGAGAGAGCCTG gattGATATGTATGTGGAGGGAACAACAGACTTAATGAGAATGATGATTAACCTCCCTTTTCACCCAGCTGACACAAAAGAAGAGAATCTTGCCTTAATCATTGAACGAGCTACAAATAGGTACTTTCCTGTTTATGAAAAG GCCTTAAAAGACCATGGGCATGATTATCTTGTTGGCGACAAATTAAGTTGGGCAGACATCCATCTGCTGGAAGCCATTTTAATGGCAGAAGAATGTAAGCCTGATATACTGTCTGCattccctctgctgcag GCTTTTAAAGGAAGAACAAGCAACATtccaacaataaaaaaattcttgcaGCCTGGCAGCCAGAGGAAGCCACGAACAAATGAGAAGACTGTTGCTATTGTGAGGAAAATATACAATTTCTAA
- the LOC127382140 gene encoding glutathione S-transferase-like: MSGKPKLHYFNGRGRMESIRWLLAAAGVEFEECFMETKDDFAKLQKSGSLLFQQVPMVEIDGMKMVQSRAICNYIAGKYNLYGKDLKERALIDMYVEAILDLNELIMTHPLQPADKKEQHFATIVNKATNRYFPVYEKVLKDHGQDFLVGNQLSRADVQLLETLLTAEECKPDILDKFPLLQSFKARISNIPTIKKFLQPGSQRKPPLQEKDLPRVMAIFY; encoded by the exons ATGTCTGGAAAACCCAAGCTGCACTACTTCAATGGACGAGGCCGAATGGAATCAATACGGTGGCTACTAGCAGCAGCCGGGGTTGAG TTTGAAGAATGCTTTATGGAAACAAAGGATGATTTCGCAAAGTTACAGAAGA GTGGATCCCTGCTGTTTCAGCAAGTGCCAATGGTGGAGATTGACGGAATGAAGATGGTGCAGTCTAGAGCCATTTGCAACTATATAGCAGGAAAATACAACCTCTATGGGAAGGACCTGAAGGAGAGAGCCCT aattgaTATGTATGTGGAAGCAATACTAGATCTGAATGAGTTAATAATGACCCATCCTTTACAACCAGCGGATAAGAAGGAGCAACATTTTGCTACTATTGTGAACAAGGCCACAAACAGATACTTCCCAGTCTATGAGAAG gttttgaaaGACCATGGACAAGACTTTCTTGTTGGCAACCAGCTTAGCAGGGCAGATGTGCAATTACTTGAGACCCTTTTAACAGCAGAAGAATGCAAGCCTGACATACTTGACAAGTTTCCTCTACTGCAG aGTTTTAAAGCAAGAATAAGCAATATCCCCACAATAAAGAAattcctgcagcctggcagccagAGGAAACCACCACTACAAGAAAAAGATTTACCCAGAGTGATGGCAATTTTCTACTGA